One Chitinispirillum alkaliphilum DNA window includes the following coding sequences:
- a CDS encoding Cysteine desulfurase — translation MVHRHIETAREQVAALLGASPEEIIFTSCGSESNNMALKGFTNSSKYGKCSIVTSAVEHPSVRNTARYLKATGCSLTELSVDSEGMIHPEIIDDYSVGSDTLVSLMWGNNETGVLFPIEQIAHRVKARGGFFHTDAVQAVGKVPVDLSKVPVDMLSLSGHKVHAPKGVGALYVRKGFKVPPLLHGGHQEGGLRAGTENVAYIVGLGKACELAIAHMEEENSRVKKLRDRLEAALLSKCQNAKLNGNREMRLPNTTNVSFEAIEGEAILLHLDETGIAASSGSACTTGSLEPSHVMIAMGIPYTFAHSSTRFSLSRYTTDEEIDAVINAMPAIVDKLRKLSPFAE, via the coding sequence ATGGTACATCGTCATATTGAGACGGCAAGGGAACAGGTTGCCGCACTTCTTGGGGCATCACCCGAAGAGATAATTTTCACAAGTTGCGGCTCTGAGAGCAACAATATGGCACTGAAAGGTTTTACAAATTCTTCCAAATATGGCAAATGCTCAATTGTTACCAGTGCAGTAGAGCACCCGTCAGTACGCAATACAGCCCGTTATCTTAAAGCGACCGGTTGCTCTTTAACAGAGCTTTCGGTTGACAGCGAAGGTATGATTCACCCTGAGATAATTGACGACTACAGTGTCGGCTCAGATACACTTGTGTCACTTATGTGGGGGAACAATGAGACAGGGGTTCTTTTTCCAATAGAGCAGATTGCACACCGTGTAAAGGCGCGGGGTGGTTTTTTCCATACTGATGCAGTTCAGGCTGTGGGGAAAGTACCTGTTGATCTTTCCAAAGTACCTGTTGATATGCTTTCACTTTCAGGCCACAAGGTTCACGCTCCCAAAGGAGTAGGGGCCCTTTACGTTCGCAAAGGCTTCAAAGTTCCGCCACTTCTTCACGGCGGGCATCAGGAGGGTGGTTTGAGAGCGGGCACGGAAAATGTGGCCTATATTGTAGGGCTTGGTAAGGCCTGCGAGCTTGCCATTGCCCACATGGAAGAGGAGAACAGCCGGGTAAAGAAGCTTCGCGACCGTCTTGAAGCCGCACTTTTGTCAAAATGTCAGAACGCAAAGCTTAACGGTAACCGGGAAATGCGTCTTCCAAATACAACAAATGTTAGTTTTGAAGCCATAGAGGGTGAAGCGATACTGCTCCATCTTGATGAAACCGGGATCGCAGCTTCATCAGGCTCAGCCTGTACCACAGGCTCTCTTGAACCCTCACATGTCATGATCGCCATGGGTATACCCTATACTTTCGCTCACAGTTCCACACGGTTTTCGCTTAGCAGATATACAACTGATGAAGAAATCGATGCAGTGATAAATGCGATGCCCGCAATAGTTGATAAACTGCGCAAACTTTCACCATTTGCAGAGTAA
- a CDS encoding Quinolinate synthetase, protein MKEISEEIKKLKKEKNAVILAHTYQPGEVQDIADYVGDSYGLSVKARDSEADMIVFCGVRFMAETAHILSPSKTVVLPTPDAGCPMADMITAQELVSLKQEHPDHLVMCYVNSTSEIKAESDVCCTSSNAVRIAHKLPSDKGIIFVPDRHLGSFVQEQTEREMILWDGFCPTHVRIQPEMIRSAREQYPEAVVLIHPEAPRSCREEADQILSTGGMCEFTAKCDKQEYIIATELGLIHTLEKNNPGKKFYPLANNLLCPNMKKGSLELVLSSLQGKTGEVITLDPAVAQKARHSLVRMLELSA, encoded by the coding sequence ATGAAAGAAATATCAGAAGAAATTAAAAAGCTGAAAAAAGAAAAAAATGCCGTCATTCTTGCCCACACCTATCAGCCCGGGGAAGTTCAGGATATTGCCGACTATGTTGGCGATTCCTACGGACTTTCTGTGAAAGCAAGAGATTCAGAAGCTGACATGATTGTGTTCTGTGGAGTGCGTTTTATGGCCGAAACCGCCCACATCCTCAGTCCCTCAAAAACGGTTGTACTGCCGACCCCTGATGCAGGGTGTCCCATGGCGGATATGATCACCGCACAAGAGCTGGTGAGCCTGAAACAGGAACACCCCGATCATCTGGTAATGTGCTATGTAAATTCCACCTCTGAAATCAAGGCAGAAAGTGATGTGTGCTGTACCAGTTCCAATGCTGTCAGAATCGCTCATAAACTGCCCTCCGATAAGGGGATCATTTTCGTTCCCGACCGCCATCTTGGATCATTTGTTCAGGAGCAAACGGAAAGAGAGATGATTTTATGGGATGGGTTTTGTCCCACTCATGTCCGTATTCAGCCTGAGATGATTCGCTCTGCAAGGGAACAGTATCCAGAGGCTGTTGTTTTGATCCACCCCGAAGCTCCCCGGTCATGCAGGGAAGAGGCCGACCAAATTCTCTCAACCGGTGGGATGTGTGAATTTACAGCAAAGTGTGACAAACAAGAATATATTATCGCCACTGAACTGGGTTTGATCCACACACTTGAGAAAAACAATCCCGGCAAAAAGTTTTACCCGCTTGCAAACAATCTTCTTTGTCCCAACATGAAGAAAGGGAGTCTTGAGCTTGTATTGTCTTCACTGCAGGGTAAAACCGGAGAAGTGATCACTCTCGATCCCGCTGTTGCACAAAAAGCCCGCCACTCCCTAGTTCGTATGCTCGAACTAAGTGCCTGA
- a CDS encoding Beta-glucosidase: MGFKKDFIWGAASSSYQIEGAWNEDGRGLSVWDVFCEKEGAVLNGEHGKVACDHYHRFKDDVLVMKQMGLKAYRFSVSWPRVLPEGTGRIESRGIDFYSSLVDELLEAGITPFPTLFHWDYPYELFCRGGWLNDDSSEWFAEYTSALVEALSDRVENWFTINEPRIFVNLGHVTGTHAPGIKLSRRDILRIIHNVLLSHGKSVKVIRDQAKTPSKIGIAPVCHVAIPHQETAENIELARKIMFSCQESEFPDWSNTWWLDPLFFGSYPEDGLELAQGLMPKMGPDDMKIISQPLDFFATNHYQGYVVEPDKVNGWNVKQPQTGQPLTAFSWPVVPEGLYWGPKFLYERYGKPIVITENGMSNLDWVHSDGKVHDPQRIDYTRRYLLNYKRAASEGVDLMGYFHWSIMDNFEWNQGYKERFGMVYVDFQNQNRIIKDSGHWYRDVIAANGENL, encoded by the coding sequence ATGGGATTTAAAAAAGATTTTATATGGGGTGCTGCATCATCTTCCTATCAGATCGAGGGTGCATGGAATGAGGATGGAAGAGGACTTTCTGTCTGGGATGTGTTCTGTGAAAAAGAGGGCGCGGTTCTGAACGGGGAACACGGGAAAGTCGCATGTGATCATTATCACAGGTTCAAAGATGATGTTTTGGTAATGAAACAGATGGGATTGAAAGCATATCGCTTCTCAGTCTCATGGCCAAGGGTTCTGCCCGAGGGAACCGGGAGAATCGAGTCGCGGGGGATTGATTTCTACAGTTCACTTGTAGACGAACTGCTGGAGGCGGGTATCACTCCGTTTCCGACACTCTTTCACTGGGATTATCCCTATGAGCTGTTTTGCAGGGGTGGCTGGCTCAATGATGACTCAAGTGAGTGGTTCGCAGAATACACCAGCGCACTGGTTGAGGCGCTTTCGGACAGAGTCGAAAACTGGTTTACAATTAACGAGCCGCGAATCTTCGTTAATCTTGGACATGTTACCGGGACACATGCCCCCGGGATCAAATTAAGTAGAAGAGATATTTTACGGATAATCCACAACGTACTGCTCTCGCATGGTAAATCTGTAAAGGTAATCCGGGATCAGGCCAAAACCCCATCAAAAATAGGTATCGCTCCGGTTTGTCATGTGGCCATCCCTCACCAAGAAACTGCAGAGAATATCGAACTTGCCAGAAAAATAATGTTCTCCTGCCAGGAATCGGAATTTCCTGATTGGTCAAACACCTGGTGGCTCGATCCGCTCTTTTTTGGAAGCTATCCTGAGGACGGGCTTGAATTGGCTCAGGGGTTGATGCCAAAAATGGGGCCTGACGACATGAAGATTATCAGCCAGCCCCTTGATTTTTTTGCCACCAATCACTATCAGGGTTATGTAGTAGAGCCTGATAAGGTGAATGGGTGGAATGTGAAGCAGCCGCAGACCGGTCAGCCACTCACAGCTTTTTCATGGCCTGTTGTTCCCGAAGGGCTCTACTGGGGACCAAAATTTCTCTACGAAAGATATGGAAAACCTATCGTTATCACTGAAAATGGAATGTCAAATTTGGACTGGGTTCACAGTGATGGCAAAGTGCATGATCCGCAGAGAATCGATTACACCAGAAGATATCTTCTTAACTATAAACGCGCCGCCAGTGAAGGAGTGGATCTGATGGGGTATTTTCATTGGTCAATAATGGATAATTTCGAATGGAATCAGGGCTACAAGGAACGGTTCGGTATGGTTTATGTGGATTTTCAGAATCAGAATCGAATTATCAAGGATTCAGGCCACTGGTACAGGGATGTTATTGCTGCCAATGGTGAAAATCTGTAA
- a CDS encoding DNA polymerase IV — MEKRRIVFHVDMDAFFSSVEQRDNPDLKGKPVIVGAKPGQRGVVSAASYEARGFGIHSAMPVSEAFRRCPQGVFISPRMDAYTRASKEVMAILSEFSPGIEQISVDEAFIDMSGSDRLFGPPYEAAKKISTEIKTSLKLTASIGIAPNKFLAKIASDINKPDNITQTPFDPEKIIEWLSPMPVGKIWGVGQKTREILHRNCVYKIGDLQGKSADVLEKKFGKYGASLYYLCRGIDERPVEMSGGAKSISREHTFHTDSSDREEWKKVLLTLSVDIARKARRNGMKGSTVVLSYRHSDFSRHSKRLPLPYPCDISKTIYEYGVKLLSRIEATSLRLIGIGICDFQREQQLDLFRQPEQIDTLQNAERAVDKIIQKFGEGSVSKGTQMESRD, encoded by the coding sequence ATGGAAAAAAGACGGATAGTGTTTCATGTGGATATGGATGCTTTCTTCTCTTCCGTTGAGCAGCGCGACAACCCGGATCTTAAAGGTAAACCGGTTATAGTAGGTGCAAAACCTGGACAGCGGGGAGTTGTCAGCGCCGCCAGTTATGAAGCGAGAGGGTTTGGGATTCACTCGGCAATGCCGGTAAGTGAGGCTTTCAGACGTTGTCCGCAGGGAGTTTTCATCTCACCCAGAATGGATGCTTACACCCGTGCCTCAAAAGAGGTCATGGCCATACTCAGCGAATTCTCTCCTGGAATCGAGCAGATATCTGTTGACGAGGCGTTTATCGATATGAGTGGTTCTGACCGTCTTTTTGGTCCTCCTTATGAAGCGGCCAAAAAGATCAGCACAGAGATAAAAACTTCCCTTAAGCTTACCGCCTCCATAGGAATCGCTCCAAATAAATTCCTGGCAAAAATTGCCTCTGATATAAATAAACCCGACAACATTACCCAGACCCCGTTTGATCCGGAGAAAATAATTGAATGGCTCTCACCTATGCCCGTTGGCAAGATATGGGGTGTAGGCCAGAAAACCAGGGAGATCCTCCATCGCAACTGTGTTTACAAAATCGGCGACCTTCAGGGGAAATCCGCCGATGTGCTGGAGAAAAAGTTTGGTAAGTATGGGGCCTCCCTGTACTACCTTTGCAGAGGAATAGATGAGAGGCCGGTTGAGATGTCAGGGGGTGCCAAATCAATCTCAAGGGAACACACGTTCCATACCGACAGCTCTGACCGGGAGGAGTGGAAAAAAGTTCTTCTTACTCTTTCGGTCGATATCGCAAGAAAAGCAAGGCGCAACGGAATGAAAGGATCCACAGTTGTTCTCTCCTACAGGCATTCCGATTTTTCCCGCCACTCCAAACGCCTGCCACTTCCCTACCCCTGTGATATCTCAAAAACAATCTATGAGTACGGAGTGAAACTTCTCTCACGAATAGAGGCTACAAGTCTGAGACTCATAGGGATTGGAATCTGTGACTTTCAACGGGAACAGCAGCTTGATCTGTTCCGGCAGCCTGAGCAAATCGATACCCTTCAAAATGCCGAGCGAGCTGTTGACAAAATAATACAAAAGTTTGGTGAGGGAAGTGTATCAAAGGGTACGCAGATGGAGAGCAGGGATTAA